The Candidatus Babeliales bacterium genomic sequence CAGGGAGCTGCGATACCATTTTTTTCAAATCAGGAAACATATCGGACATATCAAGCATATTTCGCGAGAAAAAGTGTACATCAGTCTTTGTTTCAGTTTTTTTTACATGCACTTGAACTCGAAAACCATCAAGTTTTGGCTGCGCAACGCAATGACCAAGTCGCTCGATAACAGCCTTTGCACTCGTCAACCGTTCTGCAGCGGCAGGACGAATCGGAATGCCAACTTTAATGTGCATAGATCTAATGCCTTTAATGCCTTCTTCTTTCATCGTGTGAGCAACTAACCCTAAATCGGCACAAACATTGTAAGCAGCTTCTAAATCTTTGCTCAGTGATTTGTCACCAGTATCCATCCATGAAAGCGCATCTAAAACGGTCATGTCAGAAAAACCAAGGCGTAATGTTTTAGCAACAATGCGCACAATAAATTTTGCACTCAAGCTGTCTACCTGCTTGAGCAGCTTACGCACATGTATGCCTTTTTTTTCTGTTGAACCAGTTCCTGAAATACGAGCGATTTCCAGCAGCTGCTCATAAACCTGATGAACGGTTAACTCGCATTCGCTTCTCGTCCACTCTTTTTGAACCACAAGGCCTATGTCACCCAGCTCTTTAAAATCTTTTTGAATCGTTGCATCAGATTTACCTGCAAGCTCAGCTATAATACTGACCATCCCTTTTTGAGCTATTTGAAATTGTACATCTTGGTACGGAGGAAACAAACTTCCCTGTGAAAGATATGAAATAATTTGAATTTCTGATTTTGAACTTTGAGCAAAAAGCTTGGCAAGAATTTTAGTCATCCCGATGCGAGATGGTTCTTGTTCCAGATTTTGAAACGCTTGTGCAACTTCTATAAATTTCATACTTATAATTCCATGTTCATATATTATTTTTCTCTAGTACTTATCAACACAAAAAAGCACAAAAAAATCAAGCCCAGAATAAATTCCAGGCTTGATAATTCAAGAGTTGCTTATTTGTTTAGTACATGGTTACAAAGGAAATTAGAGAACACCCCCAAATGTACCAATTCCACCAGGATTATAAGACGCTGGAGCTACGGACGTTCCAGTAAGCGTAAGAGCTGCAGGATAAGGAGAAGAAGGAGGAGTAGGGTTTGTCGCTACAGGAGCATAACCAAATGCAAAAGTATTTGTTAATTTAGGAGACGTTGCACCACTTATATTTACTTGATTAGTAATTGGAATTCCACCTGATACTAAAGGAGCTCCTGTAGTACTATTATATAAAAACAGATAAAAATTTGTAGGAGGTGTTAAAGTCAGGTCAAACATCAAATTGTTATTTGCATCAAATCCAAGCATTACCCATGTAACACCTTTTGTCCAATCAACGCTTGTAAAATATCCAGATGCAATCAAATCTGCAGCAACTGGCGTAGGATTTTTAACCCAAGGATTCCATATAAATGGATATCCCCAATCTCCACAATTTATATTTACAAATGTCGGCATAGTAGTTGAAGCAGAGGCTGTAAAGCTTCCTGTCGATGTCGACAATGTCACTTGCGGATCCAATTTTGCTCCAGCTGCATTTATGACACTTGTCAAAGAAGAAGTACCTGACGGAGCAGTAAGAGGTAATTTAGATAAAGATGTTAATAAAACACTTGTTTGTGGTCCTGTTAGTGTGAAAACTGCTGGATATTGTGTATATTCAATAGCTGTAGATGATGCTACTCCGTAGTCAACACCACTAGTCACAGTAGCTCCTACACCAGGTGTTGCTCTAGTCATAGGAGTATGCTTCACTCCCAATAAAGCGCCATTTGAATCATATACAAACAAATAAGGATCTATCGTTTCTGCTTTACCCAAATGAGGGACAAAGTTGCCTGCTGAATCAAAAGCAAGAGGAAGAAATGTAACACCTTTTGACCAATCGACATCCTTAACAACAGTTGTCAAATCAGCAGCAATTGAATAGGACGCGCCCCATGGATTACTAAAAAAAGCAAATCCACCAAATCTACCAATAAGAAAGTTTAAATATGCTGGATAGTTTCCAGACGGTGAGAACTTAGAAAATGTTGCCGTTTGCGCTCCTACTGTAATACTAGCGTTTAATACTTTTAGCAGTCCACTTAATGTTTTATGTTGTGCCAAAGATGTGTAAGAAAGTGGATTTACTTTTGCTGCTGGAGCTGGAGTTGGAGCTGGAGTTGGAGTTGGAGCTGGAGTTGGAGCTGGAGTTGGAGTAACAGTTGGTGCTGATGGCTGTGTAGCCGTTGGTGGCACTATCACTGGTACTGTAGCTGGTGGCGTTCCAGCTGCTGGAGTATTCGCTTTAGCAAATTTAACAACACTTACAATATCGAAAACATCTGCCAATGATGGTACACCTTGCAAGCCCGTAAAGGCTAAAGCAAAAATAATTAATAATTTCGATCGTTTTGTCATAAGAACTTTCCTTTTTTATCTTTGTAAAAAAATAATATATGAATTGTTCTTACTAAAAAAAGATTCTGAAATCAATCTTATGAAAAATTGAATTAAAAGGAATGGGTTTAAAAAATGGTAGCGACGCAGGGATTCGAACCCCGGACCTACAGATTATGATTCTGCCGCTCTAACCAACTGAGCTACGTCGCCAACCTAGAGATTTCAAGAATGATCCCCGCAGACTGCGAGGATCATTAAAGACTTAAGATAAAAAATATTATACTAAATACTTAGTTTTTGTACATTAAAAACACGTAAATAAAATTTAAATAATGATTTTAGGAAAAACAAGCCAGTCACAAGTGTGGTAATGATACCAATCATCATCGTAACCGCAAAACCTTTGATCGGTCCAGTTCCAAAATAGAACAGAACAGTTGCTACGATAAACGTTGTGATGTTTGAATCTAAAATAACCCACAATGCTTCAGAAAATCCATCTTCAACGGCAGCTGAAATCGAAAGACCCTCTTTCAACGCTTCTTTAATACGTTCGTAAATTAAAATCGAGCAGTCGATCGCCATACCAACGGTTAAAATCATTCCGGCAATACCAGGAAGTGTTAACGTTGCTCTCATCAGCGACATAAACATTAATAAAAGAATCAAGTTATACACCAATGTGAAAAATGAGAATACGCCAGACATACGATAGTAAAATACACCAAATATCAGCAATAACATTAATCCGATAACGCATGACATCAAACCTTGTTTAATTGCTTGTTGACCAAGTGTGGGCCCGATTTGACGCTCTTCAATAAAGTTAACTTTTGCTTTGAATGCTCCAGATTTGAGCAATTTTGCAAGCGAACTTGCTTCTTCAGCTTTATGATTTCCTGTAATTTGTCCTTTTGAACCAATCGCAGACTGGATCGTTGCAGCTTGAATAACTTCATCATCAAGAACAATTGCTAAAGTTTTTCCAATGTTTTCGCTTGTTAATTCATGGAAGCGTTTTCCGCCTTCTTCATCAAATTCAAAGCTTACCACTAAATCTGTTCCGAATTGTCCACCGAAATCAGTTTTAGCTGTTTTGAAATATTTTCCAGATACTGGTGAGTATGTTGGCAATAGATAGTATGTTTTTTCATCACCCAAACCGCCGCGGCGTTGTCCAGGAAGAATCATAGTTCCTTCTGGTAATTCATGATCATATTTGCTTAAAAGCGCTTCTCTGCTTCCTGCGCTATCTTCAACTAATTTGAATTCTAAGACCGCAGATTTTCCGATCATCATTTTTGCTTGATGAGGATCACTGACGTCAGGTAATTCAACAACGATTTGTTTTGCGCCTTGTTTGCTGATACGAATTTCACTCAAACTTGCAAAACGGCTTCGTAAAATTTCAATGTTTGCTTCAACAGCTTCTGTGATCAAATGTGAAAGTACAGAATCAGCAATCGAAACTTTTAAGTTTGATCCTTCAATTGCATATTTTAAATATTTTTCTTCCGCTCGAAATAAGCTTTCTGCTTCGCGTGATACATTTGGCGAATTAAATCTAAAAACCAATGTATCATCAGTGATCATCGGTTTACCATCTAACTCAAGATGAGAACTTTTTAACAGGGATTCAAATCCACGGATTTTGTCATTTAAATAATTTTTGACGATGTCATCTTCTTGTACTTCAAGAGTGATGTATGTTCCACCTACCAAATCAATCCCGAAACGAATATCTTTTTGACCGTATCGATACAGGTAACCGGTTGTTGCTATTGCAAAAATGATCCACAGTGAAAACCCAGAAGTTAGGGCCTTTTGAAATGAATGATTCATAATGTTCTCTCCAGAAACAGTGATTTAAAAATACTCTTTTTTCAATTGACTGACGCTATCTTGCAGATGACAAACAAATTTATTTGTTTGTTTTTTTATTGTCCAGCCTTCGTATTTCGCTACGCTCTTTTACTATGGCGGACAGCTTTCGCTTACATTTCAAATTTATTTCTTCGATTAATGCTTTGGGCATTCAGTTATGGGCGTCCCAGCTGAAGCTTTACGCGAAAGCTGGTGCCGAAGGAGGGACTCGAACCCCCATAAGATTTCTCTCACAGCCACCTCAAGGCTGCGTGTCTACCAGTTCCACCACTTCGGCAAAGTCGTTGAATAGATTATCAAATGCAGTGATATTTTCAACGAAAAAGAATAGTTTTAATATCCCATCAATCGACAGATCATTTCTTGAATCTTACAAACAAGACATTTTACACAGCAACCTACAATAACAGCCCAATCTTTTACCTTAATCCACGCTGTTTGAGAGTACTCAAATAAAGTCGAAGCTATGCGATGATACCATGTATTTTGTGCTGCAGCTTCTCGTTGTTTCTTCTTAAGATCTTTTAATTCTTTTGCTTCTTTAGCCTTCTGCTGCTCCCAAGAACCTTCTACAGTTTTTTCTATTTCAGATTCTCGCTGCTTTAAAATAAGCAGATCGCCCTGCTCATCTTTTTCGAGCAACGTTTGAAGGCTCAGTCCTTTTTGGTCAAGGCTACTGACTGAACTTTTAATTTGAGAAATGGTTGCATCAACTTTACTAATTAATTGCGATTGCAAATATGGAAGTAAGTTCGTTTGCAAGTAGGTCATTTTTTGTTCAATGTTTTTATGAAAATTTTCCATTTCATAGTATAAAACCCGAGCTTTTTTATCGTCGAGCTCATTTCCAATATCTTTGAAATTATTCCATGAGCGCGTTTCAAGTCCTCGACAAGTGTCAATTTCTTTGAAAGCTTTCATCATTGTTTTATCAATCTGCTCATCAAGCGCACCGATTAATTCAACATCTTTTCCAATTGCTTCTATCTGTTTTTGTTCTGCTTGTACTTTAGCTTTTAAAGCACGTTCATTTGAAGAAAGATCGCCGCCGCGCTGCTCTGCTGCACTATCAAAATCTTGCAAAACAGCCTTTAATAATTCATCAATTTGGCCTTTTTGAAAACTGACTGTTTCATAAAACTCATCAATTTTTTTACCAGTACCATTTACTTCATTTATAAACTGCATACGTACATCAGATGCTTTTTGAACATTGGCACGAATTTCTTCAAATAATAGCTCAGCTTTTTTATACCAAATTCTTTTTTCAAGCCAATTACCAGCAGAATCAATATTTAACGTGTCAAGTCCCGCTGATGATGTTGCATGCACATCAACTATCTCTAACTGTGCTTGCTGCTCAGCCGGTTGCACTGTCGCCGGTACTGAATGTATAGCTTGCGAGACAGCCGGTTCTGGAGCAACGCTTGGCATTCCTACATGAACAATTGGCATAGATGTCGGCATTACCTTCGGCTCGATTGAACCAGCCGCCGTTGGCTCGATTAAACTAACCGTCTTCGGCTCAATTAAACCAGCCGCCTTCGGTTCAACTAGTATTGGCATTTTTGGTTCAATAGATATTGGCATTTCTGGAGTTGGAGCTTTCGCTACCGCTGGGGAAGCTCCTTTTTCATCAAGGCTTGAAATAAGTGCATCTAAAGATGAATACACCATATGGTTATGACCTATTAAAACAAAACCACAAGCAAACAAAACGTTACGCAGCAACCCCATGAAAACTCCTTTTTTTTGACTTTGATTATAAAGTTTTTGAAACTTCTTTTAATTCATTAAACAATGCTACAGATAATTCCTCTGCTTCCCAGGAAGTATAGCTCCAACGAACACCAGAATCAACTTTGGTTAATACTGAACAATCTGATTTGATATCGATAATATCAATATGAACCACGTTCATTAAAGGATGCACCATAGAAGGGGCACGGACCACGCCCGCACGACCTAAAATGCTATACGCAATATTGCCTTCTTCCATAAAACAGATCATCACTTTTTTTTGCCAAACCATGTTAAGGTAGCCTTGATGACTTTTATTAATTGAAAGCAAAATGCTTTCATAACCTTTTGGATACATAACTTGAATAGGCGTTGTGTGCGGCACGCCTTTATCTGAAAATGTCGCTAAAACAGCAACGCATCTTCCTTTTTTTAACAATTCATACAATTCTTCAGGAAGTTTTACCCCTACATGTTTTGCCATAACAAAAACCTTTCCGACCTAACGATTAATAATTTAATAATTTTATTTCTTCTACAATTCAGAAAACAAACGAAGCGTTACTTCGTTTTCAAGAGCATATCCTTTTGGAGTTAAACGAATTACTCCTTGAGACTCTTCAAGAAACCCACCCTCTTGCAGCTGAGTCACCCCTTTGAAAAAATGATCTTTTTGTTTATCGGTTGCCTCGAGCACATAATCAGCAATCAGCAATCCTTTGCGCTGACGCAACCCCAACATAATTTTTTCCAAAGAAATTTGTTGTTGAGTCAAATACTCAACCTCTTCAATGGGACACTGGTCCCCTGCCATCTTGGCAAGATACGCACCCAAATTTTTTCCATTTTGAAATCTAACAGTTCCGTTAAAAGAGCAAGCTCCTAGCCCGAAACCTTTATATGATTTTCTGTCCCAATACGCACTATTGTGACGTGACTCAAATCCAGGCTTTGCAAAATTTGATAATTCATAACGATCAAAACCATGTTCTTTTAATGTATCAACGGTCCAGTCATACAAATCAACAGTTGCATCATCTGGAGGCAGAGTCATTTTTTTTGTTTTTACTTTAAAATATAAAGGCGTATCTTCTTGCACCATCAAAAAATAAATAGAAATATGTTTGATCGGCCAGTTCATCGCCTCTTGAATCATAACTTTCCATTCATCATCGCTGACGCCCGGCAATCCTAAAATAAAATCAACCGACACATTTTCAAAATATTTTGAAGCGTCACGAAGCACTGCGTACACATCAAGTGCCGTTTGATGACGATTCAATGATTTTAAAACTATATCTTTTAAACTTTGTACGCCGATGCTCAATCGATTAATCCCAACTTCATGCCATACACGTAGCAAATCTTGCGTTACAGTACTAGGATTCACTTCTATAGTTACCTCAGTTTTTTCATCAAAAATAAAATGAGTTTTTAGTATAGCAAACGTGTCAAGTAGCAACTCAGCAGGATAGGTGCTTGGTGTTCCACCCCCAAAATAGATAGTCTGCAAGCGCTCCTTGGGCCCTGCGTACGGCTCAAAAAGTTCAATTTCTCGTTTGAGTGCAATATGATAATCTTTCATAAATTGTTCATGTGATGCCATCGCAACAAAATCACAAAAATGGCATTTGTAAGGGCAAAACGGCCAGTGAATATACACATGTTGTAGCTTGGAAAATTGATAACTCAACGCTTCTCCGTTACTGGTAATTCAACACTTGTTTCATGAACAATTTTTTGCGCAAATTCAATAT encodes the following:
- the secD gene encoding protein translocase subunit SecD, which produces MNHSFQKALTSGFSLWIIFAIATTGYLYRYGQKDIRFGIDLVGGTYITLEVQEDDIVKNYLNDKIRGFESLLKSSHLELDGKPMITDDTLVFRFNSPNVSREAESLFRAEEKYLKYAIEGSNLKVSIADSVLSHLITEAVEANIEILRSRFASLSEIRISKQGAKQIVVELPDVSDPHQAKMMIGKSAVLEFKLVEDSAGSREALLSKYDHELPEGTMILPGQRRGGLGDEKTYYLLPTYSPVSGKYFKTAKTDFGGQFGTDLVVSFEFDEEGGKRFHELTSENIGKTLAIVLDDEVIQAATIQSAIGSKGQITGNHKAEEASSLAKLLKSGAFKAKVNFIEERQIGPTLGQQAIKQGLMSCVIGLMLLLIFGVFYYRMSGVFSFFTLVYNLILLLMFMSLMRATLTLPGIAGMILTVGMAIDCSILIYERIKEALKEGLSISAAVEDGFSEALWVILDSNITTFIVATVLFYFGTGPIKGFAVTMMIGIITTLVTGLFFLKSLFKFYLRVFNVQKLSI
- a CDS encoding pyridoxamine 5'-phosphate oxidase family protein, with product MAKHVGVKLPEELYELLKKGRCVAVLATFSDKGVPHTTPIQVMYPKGYESILLSINKSHQGYLNMVWQKKVMICFMEEGNIAYSILGRAGVVRAPSMVHPLMNVVHIDIIDIKSDCSVLTKVDSGVRWSYTSWEAEELSVALFNELKEVSKTL
- the hemW gene encoding radical SAM family heme chaperone HemW — its product is MSYQFSKLQHVYIHWPFCPYKCHFCDFVAMASHEQFMKDYHIALKREIELFEPYAGPKERLQTIYFGGGTPSTYPAELLLDTFAILKTHFIFDEKTEVTIEVNPSTVTQDLLRVWHEVGINRLSIGVQSLKDIVLKSLNRHQTALDVYAVLRDASKYFENVSVDFILGLPGVSDDEWKVMIQEAMNWPIKHISIYFLMVQEDTPLYFKVKTKKMTLPPDDATVDLYDWTVDTLKEHGFDRYELSNFAKPGFESRHNSAYWDRKSYKGFGLGACSFNGTVRFQNGKNLGAYLAKMAGDQCPIEEVEYLTQQQISLEKIMLGLRQRKGLLIADYVLEATDKQKDHFFKGVTQLQEGGFLEESQGVIRLTPKGYALENEVTLRLFSEL